From Rickettsia endosymbiont of Ceutorhynchus obstrictus, a single genomic window includes:
- a CDS encoding 3-hydroxybutyrate dehydrogenase, producing the protein MKDKIVIITGSTSGIGLEIARHFAKLQAKIIINGFAAVEEVEKISAELKALGASAINYQGANLANPTEIAKMFEEIIKEFGKIDILINNAGIQHVAPIEDFPADKWEQILRIDLIASFYTIKYALPSMKKNGFGRIVNIASAHAYVASPFKSAYVAAKHGILGLTKTVALEVAENNITVNAICPGYVKTPLVMNQIADTAKARHITEESALRDVILKTQATKKFVEADEIANLVVFLCDEKASSITGSGLLIDGGWTAQ; encoded by the coding sequence ATGAAAGATAAAATAGTAATTATTACCGGTTCAACTAGCGGAATTGGGCTTGAAATAGCCAGGCACTTCGCGAAACTGCAAGCAAAAATTATTATTAACGGTTTTGCTGCCGTAGAAGAAGTCGAAAAAATATCGGCAGAGCTAAAAGCTTTAGGCGCTAGTGCAATTAATTATCAAGGGGCAAATCTTGCAAATCCGACTGAGATAGCTAAAATGTTTGAAGAGATAATAAAAGAGTTCGGTAAAATAGATATATTAATCAATAACGCGGGCATCCAGCACGTCGCTCCAATCGAAGATTTTCCGGCAGATAAATGGGAGCAAATCTTGCGCATAGATTTAATAGCGTCTTTTTATACTATAAAATATGCGCTGCCTAGTATGAAAAAAAACGGCTTCGGACGTATCGTAAATATTGCTTCGGCGCATGCTTACGTCGCCTCGCCCTTTAAATCGGCATATGTTGCAGCAAAGCACGGGATTCTCGGTCTTACCAAAACCGTGGCACTAGAAGTAGCAGAGAATAATATTACCGTAAACGCTATTTGTCCGGGCTATGTAAAAACCCCGTTAGTGATGAATCAAATAGCGGATACCGCCAAGGCAAGGCATATAACTGAAGAATCGGCATTAAGAGACGTAATACTTAAAACGCAAGCTACCAAAAAATTTGTCGAAGCCGACGAAATAGCCAATTTAGTAGTATTTTTATGTGACGAAAAAGCCTCGTCGATAACAGGTAGCGGATTGCTGATAGACGGGGGTTGGACGGCGCAATAA
- a CDS encoding zinc-finger domain-containing protein, producing MEIVDSFFTSVSCVGKEPPYDHPKVYLEIDPKEQYIICPYCSKKFQLVAKIVEKS from the coding sequence ATGGAAATTGTTGATAGTTTTTTTACGTCTGTATCTTGTGTGGGCAAAGAACCTCCGTATGATCATCCAAAAGTTTATTTGGAAATTGATCCAAAGGAGCAGTATATTATTTGCCCTTATTGCAGTAAAAAATTTCAATTAGTTGCAAAGATTGTTGAAAAGAGCTAA